Part of the Catalinimonas alkaloidigena genome is shown below.
TATAATATGACTGAGGTATCCAGTACAAATATTTTCTTTTGGTTGGACTTAACCCCATTGCTATTGGCTTTAGACTTTTTAGTAGTAGTGGCACTGCCTGCCTGCTTGCCGGGCTTCTTTCTCGTAGTCCCCATAAATCATTTTGTGACGAATACTAATCTTCAATTGCTTGTACACTTCCGCGGATGTTGATGTTTTCCGAGAGAGGACAATAAATGTAAGGAATATCTTACGAAAATTTTAGCATAAAAATGTCTTCTTTTTCTCTTGGAATAATTTTGAGCACATTGGCTAACACGAGTAAAACCAAGGTTTGTGAAGCCCGGAAACGAGGCAGATGCGCTAACCGGGTGAATTCAGTAAGTGTGATGTGGGAATGGCTATCCAGGTATTCCATCAGTAGCTTCTCCTTCTCTCCGAAGGTAAACTTCATATCGCGGGGTTTGCGCCCCCTTTTGAGGATTTTCCATACTTCAGGACTAGCCTGCAGGCTTTTGTCTTCAAAGCGTACGTAGGCTTTGCCTTTGGGGCTGCGGATACGCTGACTCCTGGGTTTAGGGTGTTGTAAGTTTGCATTGAGGACATAATGTGGCTTTTTCTCGCTCTCTTTGATCCTATAGTGTACTACCGACTTTTTTCCATTGATGGGGACCACGTCAACTTCGTAATCAAGTTTGGGGCGACACCACTGGCGGATAGCTTTTTCCAGCACAAAAATCTCTTCATCAGCAAACTTGATCCCCGGTATATTACCATTATCATCTACCCCTATGAGTAAATTTCCACCTTTGGTATTGGCAAAGGCCACAATTTCTCTGATGATTTTCTCAGGATGGGCTACTTTTCGTTTAAACTCAATGTTTTCTCCTTCACCACGGCTAACCAGTCTCTGAATTTCCTGCATAGACATGACCCATAATCTTGTTAAACCTACAATAAACAGAGCCGCATACTTTCTATGAACGGCTCTTTTTACATAATAATAGCGTAACGGCTATATTTTATTCATCAAAATCGTTCCCATCACCATAATCAGGCATGGAGAACATGCTGCTCAGCAAATCTTTGAATTGAGTGCCGGCAGTCAATTGCTTTTTACTCAGCTGGCTGTACTCCGCTAGGCCATGTAAAGCAAATTCCATGAGGAAGAGTCGGGTGTTCTCATCTGTTTTAGCATGATGATTTTTGACAAGCTCTTCAAGGCCGGGCACACTCTTCAGGCGTTTTTTATATTCCTTATTGCTGAGGTCATTTAAAATATCTACTTCTTTGCCTTCTCCAAACCATTCTACGATCTTTTTGTAAGGATTTTTTTCTTTCTGCTTACGCTTGTCGTCCGGATTAGGGAAGTATTTCAGAAACTGGGTACGTATGGCTTTACCTACGAGGTTATGCGCTACAATGCCGGGACCTTCCTGCTCTCCTTCGTATACCAGCTCTACTTTTCCGGTAATGGAAGGGATGACACCAATAAAGTCAGAGACACGGATAAAAGTTTCTTCCTCATCATTTAACAAAGTGCGCCTCTCCGCGGCGCTCATCAGGTTTTCGTAAGCAGAAATGGTAAGCCGGGCAGATACCCCACTTTTTTCATCTACATACTCGCTCTCCCTGGCCTCAAAAGCGACTTGCTCAATAAGGTCATGAGCTAGCCCTGTAAGCTTGATTTTAGCCTTCTGTGGCTCTTTGATCTTGGCCTCCTGTGCGGTAATCTTCTTGCTGATCTCCAGCGTACGCGGGTAATGCGTCATGATCTGGCTATCAATACGGTCTTTCAGCGGAGTAACGATACTACCGCGGTTGGTATAATCCTCAGGGTTGGCAGTAAAGACAAACTGGATATCTAGCGCAAGCCTCACCTTAAATCCGCGGATCTGAATATCGCCTTCCTGCAAAATGTTGAATAAGGCTACCTGGATGCGTGCCTGCAAATCTGGAAGCTCATTGATCACGAAAATAGAACGGTGTGATCGGGGAATGAGGCCGTAGTGAATTACCCGCTCATCCGAATAGGGCAGTTTCAGTGAAGCCGCCTTGATAGGGTCGGTATCTCCGATCAGGTCAGCCACCGACACATCGGGCGTAGCCAACTTCTCGGCATAACGCTCGGAGCGGTGTACCCAGGCCACCGGCGTATGGTCCCCATGCTCTTCTACTGCACTTTTACCAAAATGTGAAAGAGGTAGCAGAGGATCATCATTTAACTCAGCGCCTTTGATTACCGGCATATATTCATCCAGTAATTCTATCATCATACGAGCGATCTTGGTCTTGGCCTGTCCCCTAAGTCCTAACAGTATAATATTGTGCATGGAAAGTATAGCGCGCTCCATATCAGGAATGACAGACTCTTCGTATCCCCATATACCTTCAAATACCTTCTCTTTTTTGCGTAAGCGATGAATCAGATTATCTCTGAGTTCCTGTTTGATAGACCGGGCCTGGTATCCACTGGCTTTAAGTTCTCCCAGGGTATGGATTTTTAGAAGTTGTTCAGACG
Proteins encoded:
- a CDS encoding magnesium chelatase, with amino-acid sequence MKYQDIPSEQLLKIHTLGELKASGYQARSIKQELRDNLIHRLRKKEKVFEGIWGYEESVIPDMERAILSMHNIILLGLRGQAKTKIARMMIELLDEYMPVIKGAELNDDPLLPLSHFGKSAVEEHGDHTPVAWVHRSERYAEKLATPDVSVADLIGDTDPIKAASLKLPYSDERVIHYGLIPRSHRSIFVINELPDLQARIQVALFNILQEGDIQIRGFKVRLALDIQFVFTANPEDYTNRGSIVTPLKDRIDSQIMTHYPRTLEISKKITAQEAKIKEPQKAKIKLTGLAHDLIEQVAFEARESEYVDEKSGVSARLTISAYENLMSAAERRTLLNDEEETFIRVSDFIGVIPSITGKVELVYEGEQEGPGIVAHNLVGKAIRTQFLKYFPNPDDKRKQKEKNPYKKIVEWFGEGKEVDILNDLSNKEYKKRLKSVPGLEELVKNHHAKTDENTRLFLMEFALHGLAEYSQLSKKQLTAGTQFKDLLSSMFSMPDYGDGNDFDE
- a CDS encoding helix-turn-helix domain-containing protein, whose translation is MSMQEIQRLVSRGEGENIEFKRKVAHPEKIIREIVAFANTKGGNLLIGVDDNGNIPGIKFADEEIFVLEKAIRQWCRPKLDYEVDVVPINGKKSVVHYRIKESEKKPHYVLNANLQHPKPRSQRIRSPKGKAYVRFEDKSLQASPEVWKILKRGRKPRDMKFTFGEKEKLLMEYLDSHSHITLTEFTRLAHLPRFRASQTLVLLVLANVLKIIPREKEDIFMLKFS